In one Mucilaginibacter sp. PAMB04168 genomic region, the following are encoded:
- a CDS encoding DUF4434 domain-containing protein, with the protein MKITGTFLDEISHDIPHQNWGRAEWDADFSHMKAVGIDTVILIRSGYKRWLTYPSDVLRKQENCYTPPVDLVKMYLELADKHDMKFYFGLYDSGKYWWNGDFQQEIDLNKKVIDEVWAKYGHYKSFRGWYLTQEISGRTGKVSGLYAQLGRHCKDISGNLPTFISPWIDGKKAVMAASSVLTKQDSITIQEHEKAWNEIFDAIKGSVDAVAFQDGHVEIYELPDFFEVNKKLADKYGMQCWTNSESFDRDMPIKFFPIKFEKLKLKLDAARKAGYDKAITFEFSHFMSPQSAYLQAGHLYDRYKEYIRSFK; encoded by the coding sequence ATGAAAATAACAGGCACTTTTTTAGACGAAATAAGCCATGATATCCCCCATCAAAACTGGGGGCGGGCTGAATGGGACGCAGATTTTTCGCATATGAAAGCGGTTGGAATTGACACCGTTATTCTGATAAGAAGTGGCTATAAACGCTGGCTCACTTATCCTTCTGACGTTTTGAGAAAGCAGGAAAACTGCTACACTCCTCCGGTTGACCTGGTAAAAATGTACCTTGAACTTGCAGATAAGCACGACATGAAGTTTTACTTCGGCCTGTATGACTCGGGCAAGTACTGGTGGAATGGTGACTTTCAGCAGGAGATTGATCTCAACAAAAAAGTAATTGACGAAGTTTGGGCTAAATACGGTCATTATAAATCGTTTAGAGGCTGGTACCTTACACAGGAAATAAGTGGCCGTACTGGTAAGGTATCGGGCTTGTATGCGCAGTTAGGCCGGCATTGCAAAGATATATCAGGCAATTTACCAACCTTTATTTCTCCGTGGATTGATGGAAAGAAGGCTGTTATGGCGGCATCTTCTGTACTCACGAAACAGGATAGCATTACCATACAGGAACACGAAAAGGCTTGGAATGAAATATTTGACGCTATTAAAGGCTCGGTGGATGCGGTTGCCTTTCAGGACGGACATGTGGAGATTTACGAGCTACCAGACTTTTTTGAAGTTAACAAGAAACTGGCCGACAAGTATGGTATGCAATGCTGGACGAACTCCGAGTCTTTTGACCGCGATATGCCCATCAAGTTTTTTCCGATTAAGTTCGAAAAGTTGAAGTTAAAGCTTGATGCTGCCCGTAAAGCAGGCTATGATAAGGCTATCACCTTCGAGTTTTCGCACTTCATGAGTCCGCAGTCTGCCTACCTGCAGGCGGGTCATTTATATGATCGTTATAAAGAATATATCAGAAGCTTTAAATAG
- a CDS encoding FAD-dependent oxidoreductase yields the protein MKRRNFIELLTVTSSAAVVSPAFANSSLKISPTDVNNAKAVLSADVVIAGGGLGGCAAALAALRNNLTVILTEQTDWIGGQLTQQGVPPDEHPWIETHGATQLYRNFRKGVRDYYINNYPLTDESKSKEFFNPGDAPVSALCHEPRVALAVLQSMMDPYLSSKNLTILLEHQVTRAQVAGDEVKALEAVDLVTGEQLILKAPFFVDATELGDLLPMTGTEFITGAESKVQTKELHAPVKPDPNNVQSFNMPFAMDYVPGGNFVIPKPKEYDYWRNLVPKLTPKWSGKLLDLAYSKPATLVRKELAFDPTGPNAGDTLNLWHYRRIISKSNFKPGTYAGDITVVNWPQNDYFEGNLIGATPEQFVHHVNRAKQLSLSLLYWLQTEAPRPDGGHGWPGLRLRADVMGTRDGLSKYPYIRESRRIKAVFTILEEHVGQDNRAQITGKNTGNTSADFYDSVGIGYYHIDLHPSTAGNNYIDFESMPFQIPLGALLPRRMKNLLPANKNIGTTHITNGCYRLHPVEWSIGEAVGMLITYAMSKKVIPRAVREQPGMLQEFQEFIHSQGIETKWPA from the coding sequence ATGAAAAGACGTAATTTCATTGAACTATTAACAGTTACAAGCAGTGCTGCTGTGGTATCGCCGGCATTTGCAAACTCATCACTTAAAATTTCTCCAACTGACGTTAATAACGCCAAGGCCGTTCTATCGGCAGACGTTGTTATAGCAGGTGGTGGTTTAGGTGGATGTGCTGCTGCTTTGGCTGCGTTACGCAACAACCTGACTGTTATACTAACGGAACAAACGGATTGGATAGGAGGGCAGCTTACCCAGCAAGGCGTTCCGCCCGATGAGCATCCCTGGATTGAGACGCACGGTGCAACACAACTATACCGGAACTTTCGTAAAGGTGTTCGTGATTATTATATCAATAATTATCCGCTAACAGACGAATCAAAATCAAAGGAATTCTTCAACCCTGGAGATGCGCCGGTATCGGCATTGTGCCATGAACCAAGGGTAGCACTTGCGGTGCTGCAAAGCATGATGGATCCATACTTAAGCTCAAAAAATCTAACCATTTTACTGGAACATCAAGTTACCCGTGCCCAAGTTGCGGGGGATGAAGTTAAAGCGCTGGAGGCTGTTGATTTAGTTACAGGTGAGCAACTGATTTTAAAAGCGCCGTTTTTTGTGGATGCTACTGAACTTGGCGACTTGCTGCCTATGACTGGCACTGAGTTCATTACAGGCGCCGAATCAAAGGTGCAAACCAAAGAACTGCACGCTCCTGTAAAGCCAGATCCCAACAACGTTCAATCGTTCAATATGCCGTTTGCGATGGATTACGTACCGGGCGGCAACTTTGTTATTCCTAAGCCTAAAGAGTATGATTACTGGCGGAACCTGGTGCCAAAACTCACACCCAAATGGTCGGGCAAATTGCTTGATCTTGCTTATAGCAAGCCGGCAACCTTGGTACGCAAAGAACTAGCATTTGACCCCACTGGCCCTAACGCCGGCGATACGCTAAATCTTTGGCATTACCGCCGCATTATCAGCAAATCTAACTTTAAGCCAGGTACTTATGCGGGTGACATTACGGTAGTTAACTGGCCACAAAACGATTACTTCGAAGGTAATCTAATTGGCGCCACACCAGAGCAGTTTGTTCATCACGTAAACAGGGCTAAGCAGCTGAGCTTGTCATTGTTATACTGGCTGCAAACCGAAGCTCCTCGACCGGATGGTGGCCATGGCTGGCCAGGGCTGCGGCTACGCGCGGATGTGATGGGCACACGAGACGGTCTTTCAAAATATCCATACATCCGCGAATCGCGTCGTATCAAAGCCGTGTTTACTATCTTAGAGGAGCATGTAGGTCAGGACAACCGCGCACAAATCACCGGAAAAAATACTGGAAATACCTCAGCTGATTTTTATGATAGTGTTGGTATAGGCTACTATCACATCGACCTGCATCCATCTACCGCTGGAAATAATTATATCGATTTTGAATCCATGCCTTTTCAAATTCCTCTCGGTGCATTGCTGCCGCGCCGTATGAAAAACCTTTTACCTGCAAATAAAAATATCGGCACAACTCATATTACAAACGGCTGTTACCGTCTGCACCCGGTAGAGTGGAGCATTGGTGAAGCAGTGGGCATGCTAATCACTTATGCTATGAGTAAAAAAGTAATCCCTCGCGCGGTCCGTGAGCAACCGGGTATGCTGCAGGAATTTCAGGAATTCATTCATTCGCAAGGTATTGAAACTAAATGGCCAGCTTAA
- a CDS encoding family 20 glycosylhydrolase produces MKRLFYVLCCCICYAAHGQTAKTDIAIIPEPVAIARMPGEFVLPKNISFGTNAAAEAAPVIAYFNQHISKATGASVSAAKSSASTISLTLNAVNESAIGNEGYRLTVTPKEVSIHANKPAGLFYGIQTLLQLLPKEIESATYIQNKRWTIPCVSVTDYPRFQWRGLMFDVSRHFFTKAEVKKYIDNMVRYKFNLLHMHLTDNEGWRIEIKSLPKLTEVGAWAVKKVGYYGTFDPPRPEEPRNYGGFYTQEDIKEIIKYAQDRYVNILPEIDVPGHSLAAIAAYPELSCTPEASTYHVRSGERIMQWNGPKYSAIIDNNLCPANENVYAFLDKVITEVAALFPFEYIHMGGDEAAKNFWEKSDAIKDLMKRENLKDLNEVQSYFEKRVEKIVESKGKKFMGWDEILEGGLAPNAMVMSWRGMQGGIKAAQMKHDVVMSPTTFAYIDYMQGDVAIEPRVYATLRLNKAYQFEPLPDSVDAKYIKGGQANLWTENVYNMRHAEYMTWPRGFAISESLWSPRVKKNWPNFFGRVEKHFQRFDVADVKYAPSVYDPIFNITTTNDLSVKLELTTEIPGLDIYYTFDNSFPDKFYPKYTAPLIVPKEATQLRLITYRGDKPIGRMITVLVEDLNKRATPKK; encoded by the coding sequence ACATAAGTTTTGGCACTAATGCTGCTGCAGAAGCAGCGCCCGTAATCGCTTACTTCAACCAGCATATAAGTAAGGCAACCGGTGCAAGTGTAAGTGCGGCTAAGTCCTCAGCATCAACCATATCCCTTACTCTTAATGCTGTTAATGAATCTGCCATTGGGAACGAAGGATACCGGTTGACCGTAACCCCCAAAGAGGTAAGCATACATGCTAACAAGCCGGCAGGCTTATTTTATGGCATACAAACATTATTGCAGTTATTGCCGAAGGAAATTGAAAGTGCAACTTATATCCAAAACAAGCGATGGACAATTCCGTGTGTAAGCGTTACTGATTATCCGCGTTTTCAGTGGAGGGGTTTAATGTTTGATGTATCACGTCACTTTTTTACAAAAGCTGAGGTGAAAAAGTACATTGATAACATGGTGCGTTATAAGTTCAACCTTTTACACATGCACCTTACCGATAATGAAGGTTGGCGTATTGAAATCAAAAGCCTGCCCAAACTAACCGAGGTTGGCGCATGGGCAGTAAAAAAGGTTGGTTATTACGGCACATTCGATCCTCCCAGACCTGAAGAACCGCGTAATTATGGAGGCTTTTATACGCAGGAAGACATTAAGGAAATTATTAAGTATGCGCAGGATCGATATGTTAATATATTGCCCGAAATTGATGTTCCTGGGCATAGTCTGGCTGCCATAGCCGCCTACCCGGAGTTATCCTGTACACCTGAGGCAAGCACTTACCACGTACGATCTGGTGAACGCATTATGCAATGGAACGGCCCAAAGTATTCTGCTATTATTGATAACAATTTATGCCCTGCAAACGAAAACGTATACGCGTTTTTAGATAAAGTGATCACCGAAGTAGCCGCGTTATTTCCGTTTGAGTATATACATATGGGCGGTGATGAAGCTGCCAAAAACTTTTGGGAAAAAAGCGATGCAATAAAGGATCTGATGAAGCGCGAAAACTTGAAAGACCTGAACGAGGTGCAAAGCTATTTTGAAAAACGCGTAGAAAAAATTGTAGAATCAAAAGGCAAGAAATTTATGGGCTGGGATGAGATTCTGGAAGGCGGCCTCGCCCCTAACGCTATGGTAATGAGCTGGCGCGGTATGCAGGGCGGCATCAAAGCAGCGCAAATGAAACATGACGTGGTCATGAGTCCGACAACGTTTGCCTATATCGATTATATGCAGGGCGATGTGGCTATTGAGCCGCGCGTATATGCCACATTGCGTTTGAACAAAGCGTACCAATTTGAACCATTACCTGATAGTGTTGATGCTAAATATATTAAAGGAGGACAGGCAAATTTATGGACAGAAAACGTTTACAACATGCGCCATGCAGAATATATGACCTGGCCGCGTGGTTTTGCAATTTCCGAATCGTTATGGTCACCTCGTGTTAAAAAGAACTGGCCTAACTTTTTTGGTCGGGTAGAAAAGCACTTCCAACGTTTTGATGTTGCTGACGTAAAATATGCGCCGAGCGTGTATGATCCTATTTTCAATATTACTACAACCAATGATTTAAGTGTAAAGCTGGAACTTACTACTGAAATACCCGGACTGGATATTTACTACACGTTTGATAATTCTTTTCCAGATAAGTTTTACCCTAAGTACACCGCACCGCTCATTGTGCCTAAAGAGGCCACGCAGCTGCGTTTAATTACCTACCGAGGCGATAAACCTATAGGTAGAATGATTACGGTATTAGTTGAAGATTTGAATAAGCGCGCAACTCCAAAGAAATAA
- a CDS encoding GDSL-type esterase/lipase family protein encodes MKHISTIILFFLVSFAASAQDLPIDSSYANSHYKQRLQFFRQMPDSKNEIVFLGNSITEAGEWQELIPGKNVINRGISGDVSFGVIARLDEVLSSKPKKIFLLIGINDLKRGIPAAIIIKNYQRIIGQVKLTSPKTQLILQSILPVNELMLGNEYKRITNARVSEVNNLLQQLAASEKLTFVDLHPIFKGKDGQMNRDYTTDGIHLKMPAYILWVNLLKSKGLL; translated from the coding sequence ATGAAGCATATCTCCACAATAATTTTGTTTTTTCTAGTAAGCTTTGCCGCTTCTGCGCAAGATTTGCCAATCGACAGCAGTTATGCTAATAGTCATTATAAACAACGGCTGCAATTTTTCAGGCAAATGCCTGATAGCAAGAATGAAATTGTTTTTTTAGGTAACAGTATTACTGAGGCTGGTGAGTGGCAGGAATTGATACCTGGCAAGAATGTCATCAACCGGGGCATTAGCGGTGACGTATCTTTTGGCGTAATTGCGCGTCTTGATGAGGTACTTTCATCTAAACCTAAAAAGATATTTTTACTGATTGGCATTAATGATTTGAAGCGTGGCATCCCCGCTGCCATAATTATTAAAAATTACCAACGAATCATCGGCCAGGTGAAACTCACCTCGCCTAAAACGCAACTTATTCTGCAAAGTATTTTACCAGTCAATGAATTGATGTTAGGTAATGAATACAAGCGAATTACCAATGCTCGTGTAAGTGAAGTAAACAACCTACTGCAACAGTTGGCAGCATCAGAAAAATTAACCTTTGTTGATTTGCACCCTATTTTCAAGGGAAAAGACGGGCAAATGAACAGGGATTATACCACTGATGGCATTCACCTTAAGATGCCTGCATATATTTTGTGGGTGAACCTCCTCAAAAGCAAAGGGCTGCTATAA
- a CDS encoding DUF4127 family protein, with product MRSLFTLFVLFLVINASAQNASNYRTRVLLIPLDDRPPCLQFTQKMGLIGNAEVVSPPKELLGNFTTPGQPEKIIAWLNKQNFKMFNAAVISLDMLAYGGLVASRIHHTQLTPALSRIEVIKKIHQLAPHLPVYGQSVIMRLAPTGDGKNEAYRQKLADWAEISVAEDEVSKKRAAELVRDIPTEALTDYKASRKRNLSVNYKAIDFVRSGIIDYLILSQDDAKPRGIHVADREQLIERSKKFNLTSKILVMPGADEISMLLLSRALNKRFNFSPKIKAVYSSEELSNKAMPFEDRPLRQTVSYDIAAIGATEVIDAAKADLLFYVYPSRFETGNAQSFASEIEKQTDNGKHVIVADIDPKGDVQGGDPNFSTELLRRRLLPRLYSYASWNTAGNTIGTTLPQGVIYALAKAKMKQVGPKVSKQIELAEHWFTFHRVLDDYYYHTLVRGKAKTYIQDNKYNPLRLTLEETQKVESYCMSLLSINFKELSDSYTSNQVTAIGFKPSGMTFALPWGRTFEAEIDFKVH from the coding sequence ATGAGAAGCCTGTTCACGCTGTTTGTATTATTTCTAGTCATTAACGCCAGTGCGCAAAACGCATCTAATTACCGCACCAGAGTTTTATTGATCCCTTTAGATGACAGACCGCCTTGTTTGCAGTTTACACAAAAAATGGGATTGATCGGCAATGCAGAAGTTGTTTCGCCACCTAAAGAATTGCTAGGCAACTTTACAACGCCCGGCCAGCCAGAAAAAATAATTGCCTGGTTGAATAAGCAAAACTTTAAAATGTTCAATGCAGCAGTGATCTCGCTGGATATGCTCGCTTACGGAGGCCTGGTTGCCTCACGTATACACCATACGCAGTTGACACCGGCGTTGAGCCGTATAGAAGTTATAAAGAAAATTCATCAATTGGCTCCTCATCTGCCTGTATACGGACAAAGCGTTATTATGCGCCTTGCCCCAACCGGTGATGGAAAGAACGAGGCTTATCGCCAGAAGCTGGCCGACTGGGCCGAAATATCTGTAGCTGAGGATGAAGTATCGAAAAAGCGCGCAGCTGAATTAGTAAGGGATATACCTACGGAAGCTTTAACCGATTATAAAGCCTCACGTAAGCGCAACTTATCCGTTAATTATAAAGCTATTGATTTTGTTCGCAGCGGTATCATTGATTACCTTATTCTTTCTCAGGACGACGCAAAACCACGCGGCATTCACGTAGCTGATCGCGAACAGCTAATTGAAAGATCTAAAAAATTCAACCTAACCTCCAAAATACTGGTGATGCCAGGCGCAGATGAAATATCGATGTTGTTACTATCGCGTGCGTTAAATAAGCGTTTCAACTTTTCACCCAAAATCAAAGCAGTTTACTCATCAGAAGAGCTTAGTAACAAAGCAATGCCTTTTGAAGACCGCCCGCTACGGCAAACCGTAAGTTATGATATAGCAGCGATTGGTGCTACCGAGGTCATAGATGCAGCCAAAGCGGATCTGCTTTTTTACGTTTACCCGTCGCGGTTTGAGACGGGTAATGCTCAAAGTTTCGCGTCAGAAATTGAAAAGCAGACAGACAATGGTAAGCATGTTATTGTGGCCGATATCGATCCAAAAGGAGACGTTCAGGGTGGTGACCCCAACTTTTCTACTGAGCTGCTTCGCCGTCGGTTGCTTCCGCGCTTATACAGCTATGCATCGTGGAACACGGCTGGTAACACCATCGGTACAACCCTGCCACAGGGCGTAATATACGCCCTTGCCAAGGCCAAGATGAAGCAAGTTGGCCCGAAGGTGAGTAAGCAAATTGAGCTTGCAGAGCACTGGTTCACTTTTCACCGCGTACTGGATGATTATTACTATCATACGCTGGTAAGAGGCAAGGCTAAAACTTATATTCAAGATAACAAATACAATCCATTACGGCTCACGCTTGAGGAAACACAGAAAGTGGAGTCATATTGTATGAGCCTACTTAGTATTAACTTCAAAGAGCTTAGTGATAGTTATACCTCAAACCAGGTTACAGCCATTGGCTTTAAGCCGTCGGGTATGACATTCGCCCTGCCTTGGGGACGGACATTCGAGGCAGAAATAGACTTTAAAGTTCATTAA
- a CDS encoding sugar MFS transporter has translation MASIPSGGAVLTEPLDHKQQNYTTALTSLAVLYFMNGFITCLNDTLVPFFKKGFTLTYSESSLVQFYFFLTYGIMSFPAGKIIERTGYKNGMMMGLLVSAFGAFLFVPASIFHQYYIFLAALFVLAIGVVLLQVASNPYITILGPAKTASSRLTLIQAVGSIGTTIAPIFGAYFILSRLQESTSSSDAVRYPYIGIGCLLVLIALVVAFLRLPNLKPGSSSVDTVSGTNTNLFSFRNLNFGTIGIFVYVGAEVSVGTFLTNYIADTLNIPVDQANTYVAFYWGSMLVGRLVGSWVLRSVKPSAVLTICATMATILILVSVNSAGSLAVWSMIAVGLCNSVMFAIIFSLSVQGVGKFTTQASGILSTAIAGGAIVSFSQGYVKDHATWLIAFMIPVVCYAYLVFYGVNGYESNINQNEL, from the coding sequence ATGGCAAGTATCCCCTCTGGTGGAGCAGTGTTAACTGAGCCCTTAGATCACAAACAGCAGAACTATACCACTGCACTTACCTCGCTGGCAGTTTTGTATTTTATGAACGGGTTCATCACCTGTTTAAACGATACGCTTGTGCCTTTTTTTAAAAAAGGATTTACGCTTACCTACTCCGAATCATCACTGGTGCAATTCTATTTTTTTCTGACTTATGGTATCATGTCGTTCCCAGCCGGAAAAATTATAGAACGTACGGGTTATAAGAACGGTATGATGATGGGACTGCTGGTATCTGCATTCGGTGCGTTTTTATTTGTACCTGCATCCATATTTCACCAGTACTATATATTTCTGGCGGCACTATTTGTGCTGGCTATAGGTGTTGTGCTTCTACAGGTTGCTTCTAACCCTTACATTACCATTCTCGGACCTGCTAAAACTGCATCATCAAGGCTTACACTAATACAAGCCGTTGGATCTATCGGAACAACAATCGCCCCTATCTTCGGAGCTTACTTCATTCTTTCGCGCCTGCAGGAATCTACTAGTTCGAGCGATGCTGTTCGGTATCCGTACATCGGTATTGGGTGTTTGCTTGTATTAATAGCCTTGGTGGTGGCATTTCTTAGGCTTCCCAACCTAAAGCCCGGTAGTAGTAGTGTCGACACCGTTTCAGGCACCAACACTAATTTATTCTCGTTCCGTAACCTCAACTTCGGCACCATTGGCATTTTTGTTTATGTAGGCGCAGAAGTATCGGTTGGCACGTTCCTAACCAATTATATTGCTGACACTTTGAACATTCCTGTTGACCAGGCTAATACATACGTTGCTTTTTACTGGGGAAGTATGCTGGTTGGGCGTTTGGTTGGTTCATGGGTTCTGCGGTCGGTAAAGCCGTCGGCGGTACTTACTATTTGTGCAACTATGGCCACTATCCTGATTCTTGTATCAGTAAACAGCGCCGGTTCTTTGGCCGTATGGAGCATGATAGCCGTTGGCTTATGTAACTCTGTGATGTTTGCTATTATATTTTCGCTGTCTGTACAAGGTGTAGGTAAGTTCACTACGCAGGCCTCGGGCATACTTTCAACAGCCATAGCCGGCGGGGCGATCGTCTCCTTCTCGCAAGGATACGTAAAGGATCATGCTACTTGGCTCATCGCTTTCATGATTCCTGTTGTTTGCTATGCATATCTCGTTTTTTATGGTGTTAATGGTTACGAATCCAATATCAATCAAAATGAACTTTAA
- a CDS encoding DUF1501 domain-containing protein — protein sequence MKRRAFLQNAAVAVTPLLLPHTLDVLSSTCLCAYAKRNLVFVHLNGGNDGYNTIVPHTDEAYYKLRPNIAVQPTEVIRLTERYGFHPSLAGLKPWYDQGNMLILPNATSANLDNSHHTCFHAWKNLLVKPLTTHPLDPKQIIEFSAADLGLAASDFEEKLLNIASSISTHQQSHVYAIGLDGFDTHHFQKAKHAFLLQAYADAMNTFMNRLKVSDELNNTMIVTWSEFGRSLAQNNSKGTDHGDAGVLMIYGGQLQHSGIYSNQETNASSAVDVSTVYANILRNWLGGVLQA from the coding sequence ATGAAAAGAAGAGCCTTTTTACAAAATGCCGCCGTGGCGGTAACCCCTCTACTGCTTCCTCACACACTTGACGTTTTAAGTAGTACCTGCCTTTGTGCATATGCAAAGCGCAACCTTGTATTCGTTCATTTAAACGGCGGTAACGACGGTTACAACACCATTGTTCCTCATACTGATGAAGCTTACTACAAGCTGCGTCCCAATATAGCGGTTCAACCTACTGAGGTAATTAGGTTAACAGAGCGGTATGGCTTCCATCCAAGTTTAGCCGGGTTGAAGCCTTGGTACGATCAAGGTAATATGCTCATCTTGCCTAACGCTACCTCCGCGAATCTGGATAATTCACATCACACGTGCTTTCATGCCTGGAAGAACTTGCTTGTTAAGCCCTTAACCACTCATCCTTTAGATCCAAAACAAATCATTGAATTCTCCGCTGCTGACCTGGGTTTAGCAGCATCTGACTTTGAAGAAAAACTGCTAAACATTGCATCAAGTATAAGCACCCATCAACAAAGTCATGTTTATGCCATTGGTCTTGATGGTTTTGACACCCACCATTTTCAAAAAGCAAAACACGCCTTTTTGCTGCAAGCTTATGCAGATGCTATGAATACGTTTATGAATAGGTTGAAAGTCTCGGACGAGTTGAACAATACCATGATCGTTACCTGGTCTGAGTTTGGCAGAAGTTTAGCACAAAACAACAGCAAGGGCACAGATCATGGGGATGCGGGCGTGTTGATGATTTATGGTGGCCAGCTTCAGCACAGCGGTATTTACAGCAACCAAGAGACAAATGCCAGCAGCGCGGTTGATGTGAGTACCGTCTACGCTAACATCTTGCGCAACTGGCTTGGCGGAGTTCTGCAAGCATAA
- a CDS encoding ROK family transcriptional regulator has protein sequence MRKTFFEEISDVNASGVAYKNLNLKKFILSYFANSGNGTIADLCKELYLSAPKVNNLLNDLISDGLVQEIGKVDSTTGRKPNLYGLISDSVFFVGVDVRHTYINIGLSDFQKELVKVSHGIPFNLKNNQESLEELCGLINNFIKESPYSKEKILGIGVNLSGRINYATGYSYSFFHFNEEPLSKVMEGLIGIRVFLENDSRAMAYGEFCSGAVNGEKNVLFLNIDYGLGMGIMINSQLYYGKSGYAGEIGHVPIFNNEVICHCGKKGCLETEASGWALTRIFKEELQKGSSTVIKKKPEDITLDDIIDAAINDDVLAIELIAQIGEKLGRGVASLINIFNPELVILGGRLATTEEYIRLPIKSALNKYSLSLVNNDTQLKMSKLGKDAGIIGAFLLVRNRILALN, from the coding sequence ATGAGGAAAACTTTTTTTGAAGAGATAAGCGATGTTAATGCTTCAGGCGTAGCTTACAAAAATCTAAACCTTAAAAAGTTTATCTTATCTTACTTTGCCAACAGCGGCAATGGCACCATAGCCGATCTGTGCAAGGAATTGTATTTGAGCGCACCTAAGGTGAACAACTTGTTAAATGACTTAATTAGTGACGGGCTGGTACAGGAGATAGGTAAGGTTGATTCAACAACCGGCCGCAAGCCCAACCTGTATGGTTTGATTTCAGATTCCGTTTTTTTTGTAGGTGTAGATGTTCGTCATACTTATATAAACATAGGATTGTCTGATTTTCAAAAAGAACTGGTGAAGGTTTCTCATGGCATTCCGTTTAACTTAAAGAACAATCAGGAGTCACTGGAAGAACTTTGTGGTCTTATAAACAACTTCATTAAAGAATCCCCTTATTCAAAAGAAAAAATATTGGGCATTGGTGTAAACCTTTCTGGACGTATTAATTATGCCACGGGTTATAGCTATAGTTTTTTTCACTTTAATGAAGAACCCTTAAGCAAGGTTATGGAGGGATTGATTGGTATTCGGGTCTTTTTAGAGAATGACTCCCGCGCCATGGCATACGGTGAGTTTTGCTCAGGTGCGGTAAACGGCGAAAAAAATGTGCTGTTTCTGAATATTGATTATGGTTTGGGCATGGGTATCATGATTAACAGCCAGTTGTATTATGGCAAATCAGGTTATGCCGGCGAGATAGGCCACGTACCAATATTCAACAATGAGGTAATTTGTCATTGTGGCAAAAAGGGATGCCTTGAAACAGAGGCTTCGGGCTGGGCGCTTACCCGTATTTTCAAAGAGGAACTGCAAAAAGGCTCATCTACTGTTATTAAGAAAAAGCCGGAGGATATTACACTTGATGACATTATTGATGCCGCCATTAATGACGATGTGCTTGCCATAGAACTCATTGCACAAATTGGTGAAAAACTTGGGAGAGGCGTAGCATCGCTTATTAATATCTTTAACCCCGAACTGGTTATTTTGGGCGGTCGTTTAGCCACTACAGAAGAATATATCAGACTACCAATTAAGAGCGCGCTTAACAAATATTCGCTTAGCTTGGTAAATAACGATACTCAGCTCAAAATGTCGAAACTGGGCAAGGATGCAGGTATTATCGGCGCATTTCTGCTGGTGAGAAACAGAATATTGGCGCTGAATTAA